A region of the Oncorhynchus clarkii lewisi isolate Uvic-CL-2024 chromosome 4, UVic_Ocla_1.0, whole genome shotgun sequence genome:
ctaatttgaaggggtgcttTTGTATATACAGTCCAAATGAAAGTGATTTCAACATTCTGACCTGTAATGGGACTGTTCGGAAATATTgagcctccatgttagatacaggtAAGTCTTCCGCTCTCTGATTCTTTACAGGgactagtggttagtgtaatgtaggaTACAAACAGACGTGAACAGACCGTGTTCTCTTGAACATACCACTGCATCATCGGTGACTTTGATGCGAAGGTTACCATCACAGTGTCTGTATTTGAGAACCACCCTGACCTGCATTAAAAGGAGGGAGAAGAAAATATTTTACAAACGTTAGCTAACTCGTTTCAACAAAGGCAACTGAAAAGACCTTAATTAAACCTGTATTGAATTTAAATAATATGCAACAAACAGAGCTACATGTATTACAACGTGGTTGATTATCTTAATAGTTCTCAGACTTCAACAGTTGACTAACCTTACTATTAGGCCATTTATAGTTTTTTCCTTCCTATTCACATTCGCCAGCATTTTTAACGTTAACAGTTGGCTTCTCGTAAACTGCTTGCATTGCTTGAAAACGGCACGCTAACAAAGTAGCTAACAGTAGTTAGCTATCCTGGCTGCTCCTCGAGACTGCATGGCCCTCCAGCGGTGATGGTTATTATGGGCTAACACATTTATTTGTGCTGTGACATAACCATTACTAAATAAATGTtgctaggtaacgttagctagttccTGTAGCTGATAAAGTTTTAAACTTCATGGTTACCTTCATTGGCGCTGTCAGATATAGTTTTTCTGCTGCACGGGCGAACTCTTCCCATGTTTGATAATAAGGCATAATCCTTGTGCATAAGAAGTCAATTCCAAAAGAAAAACTGTTGAAGACGGccttaggttaggttaggtttacCAACTTCTTAAAAACCACATCAGCGAACTACCAGGTAGAAAAGAACCGATGTATATAAACGTCTGCGATTGGACGAGCCTTCTGAAGACCAATCACAGAGCACAATGCTGTGGAGTTCAAGGTATGTCGTAATTCTAGAAAATATTCTACTTAGCTACGAGACATGATACTCCTCCAGAGAGAAGCCCAGTCTTTGCTGCTTTACACTCATGGCTATACACTCACGGAGGCCTTCACGCATCAGCCAGTAGATGGCAGAAATAGTTATGATTTTTCAAGAGCGCAAGAAGGACGCTTTCATTAGAAAGTGAACATAACAGAAATGAATCAAATTAGATTTcattcttcttgacaaaaaatatattattCTCAACAGTATAAGAAATTCAACTAAATTTCACTTTTCATTGAAAAGTGGCCTGTTTGACAACAAACCAAAGAGATTTGACAAGCAAAAGCAGTCCATAGACCTATTTgattattgattaaatatacagtaccagtcaaaagtttggacacacctactcattcaagggtttctttatttttactattttagtaatagtgaagccatcaaaactatgaaataacacatatggaatcatgtagtaacccaaaaagtgttaaacaaatcaaaatctatttaatatttgagattctttaaagtagccaccctttgccttgatgacagctttgcacactggatcctggacttcctgacgggctgacccTAGGTGGGGAGGGTAGGCAACATCgcctccgccacgctgaccctcaacacaggggccccacaggggtgtgtgcttagtcccctcctgcactccctgttcaaccacgtACGACTCCAATACCATCGTCAAGTTTACTGATGACCAGCGacgatgagtcagcctacagggaggaggtcagtgacctggcagtgtggtgccagaacaacaaatcaaatcaaatcaaatgtatttatatagcccttcgtacatcagctgatatctcaaagtgctgtacagaaacccagcctaaaaccccaaacagcaagcaatgcaggtgtagaagcacggtggctaggaaaaactccctagaaaggccgaaacctaggaagaaacctagagaggaaccaggctatgtggggtggccagtcctcttctggctgtgccgggtggagattataacagaacatggccaagatgttcaaatgttcataaatgaccagcctggtccaataataataaggcagaacagttgaaactggagcagcagcacggccaggtggactggggacagcaaggagtcaacaacctctctctcaatgtcagtaagaccaaggagttgatcgtggactacaggaaacagggaggcgagcacacccccatccacattgacgggcagcagtggagcaggtcgagaacttcaagttcctctgtgtccaaatcATTAAAGACTTAAAATGGTCCGAACAAGTGTGCTCTCAAATCCTCCAAAacttctacagctgtaccattgagaacATTTTGACTcactgcatcactgcctggtatggcaatagcactgccctacagagggtggtgtggacagGACAGGGAtcaaaccccaggctgtagtgacaccgcagcactgcgatgcagtgccttagaccactgcgccactcaggaggcctcatttaacacactTTAAATGGTTTAGATAGTTATCACAGTGTAAATAGCAAATCTATAATTCAATAGGCTACTACTCTTGCTCCCCAGACCAGGTGAAATTGAACTTGAATGAGAACTCAAATAGCCCACTGAATCTCTAGGCCAGTAAGTATTTTCAGTCTCTGAGATAGATGTGTCTTCTCTCTTCCAGAGCAGGTTGATGTTTATTAGAATgagtcttgttctggaggcagaactgagcaattTCTGCTAGAtgggctatattgtaaaaattcttgaaaacaaaaatgtggttTTTGGACTTATGGAGCGTGCTtaaggttgtggttagggttaggtttcaaaTCAGTTTTATTGACTTTGTGGCTGCCGCTTTGCAGAGCTGCCTCAAAAACAAGTTACATTACGAAAAAAACGCTAACCTGCCTTCCAGGATTTACAAAAAATTCCACAATAAACTGTTTTGTTTTCATGTAGCTTATAATTAATACTATATCTgaaataacaaagcaaaaacttggGGCAATTGAGATATCGATAGTGACTAACAAATGTCACTCAATTACGATAGCTTccagtgtaattttgtaaatgccagatatcatggtgctttcaagacaactagtAACTCGGAGAAAAAAAACTTAGTCAAATTATGACGTCATTGATTTTCAGGTCGGAAAGTTGAAGTTTGAGGAAAAGATGCCCGAGTTTCCGATTTAGAATTCCGAGGTCGAAGAcctttcaaaaaaaaaatccccGTCGTTTTTGCCAGTggccagttgttttgaatgcagcaTGGGCTGGAACGAacggagacagacccacagtccccTCCAGAATTAATCGTGGGGGACAATAACTAACATCCACATAGTGGCGCACTGAGGTTGCTTATTAGCCCCCATAAACGTCTCATTCAAAAATCCCGTTATTCCCTTTTTTTTGCAAGGGGTACTTGCTATCAAAAAAATCGAGGGGGTGTGGCCTGGTATGTTCTGTACGTCTCCACGTAGTTGAGAAACGCTTTGCGTCAGTGTTGTGGCTTTGCGTCAGTGTTGAAGCAGAGACGGGGATCCCAGCGGCACGTTGTCGCTGTATGAGACAACTGCAGTCTCGCAGTAGCGAAAACCATATACTTTTCCCCCCGTCTTTTCTTTCATTAGAATTTCGTAAACGGTGGCGCGATGCACTCGATCATGTAGGATAAATACTTTTTACATtttcatttttcttttttttatactATACTGGATGTAACTACGAGCCTCTTTCGTCCCGCGGCGTTCCATTGATATTATTTTGTGGCATATTTAAGTGCGAACTTTCTGAAAACCATTGCTAGATAAGTCATCAGTTAAATAACTTATTTGAAGCCCTTGACGAAGACCCTGTTCTGTAACACTACTGTGACTGAATCATGAGGTGAGTAATGATCTAAGTCTTGATTAAAAACATTGAAGCAACATGATGCGAACATTTTATATTACATTCACACAGGTAACTTTTTGAGAGGCTATATGTCCAACAAACTTTCCAACCGGATGCGATCAAATGCATGTTATTCATTAGGATATTTGGTCGTTTAAATATAGGAAAAATGTTATTCTGTTCTGCATAAACAGCAAATTGCAGTGCAGTAATGTCGATGTGGATCTTGTCTCATTGAATGTAAAATAGCAAGGCATGTAGTGCGCAATTGTATTATCAGTGGCTGCTACAGAGCTTACTGAAAAACacatttgttttgtatttcaaaCTGTGTCACACCTCCACACGCCTCCAGAAAGAAACATTTGCTCAGTTGTTGCAATCAATGCAGTAACGGGCAGGAGCAATAACCGCAAGTTGAATGGTTAAACCGAGGCTAATTGACCAGTGTACTTTCAGTCAACATGAATGTCAATTTGATCATAGCAATTTCCCATGCATATTGACAGAAAAAGACCCGTGGAAATGTTGCTAGGGTTGTATTCTACGTGCAATGGGCTTTAATTCATTGCGGATTTTTTTTTGCTGGTTAGACATTTTGCGATTATTCACGATGATAATGAATATCATTTATTTGATGTCACATTAAATTCAAACATCCGTTTTTTTCGTTGATGTTGACATTTGCATAGGGCTATGACGGTTTATTACGCAGGGCTTACGCACTAACTGACTTGTGCCTTAAAAAAAGACATGAAATGCATTGAACACATTTAATATCACACAATTCAAAACCTGTATTTAATATGTATGATGATTTCATTCTTAATGTTTTATTGGTCCTCTAAGGTCGTTCTTCCACCTATGTCACACTTGACTTGCTGATGATGACCACTGCACTTAGGTGTCCCATGTCGCTACAGTGCAGGTGTGTAGTTTACTGTAACCCCCGGATGAAACAAACATCTCAGATTTGCATGTTATAGTATACAATATTTACTCTTCCTCTATTTAAAGGGGTTATGTTGCCGATACAGATGTTTATAAATATAACAGCTTTGTGGCTGTTTGAAAAGGGCTCTCGTCGCGTTGCAACGCACTCATCACATTGTAGTGGAGGGAGTTGTCTGTGGGCTAGGGAGAGTTCAGATGTCAAGGCTTGGTCCACAGGCAGAGGGTGAAACACTAGGGTGACCCCTACCTAGTCAGATCCATTACTCTATGTGGCGGGGGCGTGGGGCGGATGAGGCCCCTCGAGAGAAAGGCCTAAATGAGGCCAGCTGCTGGCATCTCTCCATTAGACCAAGCCTCATCTAACAATGACTCTGGCTGCTCCAAGGAAATCCAGCGCTGCTGCAattctcaaatatatatatatatttttatccatCTTTCTGATTGGTGATCACATTACTTACTGGAAATAGTAAATCGCTaaatttccatccaattggtgacagattttttTCAAACTGGTTATTTGCGGATTAAAGACtttgcgtgatgacgtagtgcacataaaaaaataacttttgaaATTAACTTCCCATGTGCcgaataaaaataaaacaaagttaaatgggtttccatcacattgtcaactctactgatggttttgtcacaactGTTGCGTTATATAGCACGTGCGCTCTaaccaacagctcacagatacagtgcgaGTAGGCTACCTACATGAGATTATGGATAAAAacgagattatttttatttgtcaaacagcagccaaGCATCAATCGTCATGTCACTAGAATAAGACCCCCAATATTTATCGGAAAGCAGCATCAAAcccatcaccgtgcactttcaccccGCTACGAAGTTCATCACAATTGGTGTAATCTGTTGCCTAATAAACTGCCTGGTTTCCCGGgtcatagtgggaggacaacacaatATATCaccgcgtgactccaagtttactttgatatgacagttatatcaatatttgagcataaaggcgtttccacgGCCGTTTCTCGCATgattcattttacagacacaaaaatatcccaccatgtcgaacgaacaaattcTCTGTTGACATTTATAAAATTGTTTCCGCATTTCCTTTTTCCTAAAAAAAAGGTTGTGCCTTTTTTCATGCGTCAAGTAATTCATCCGCATGGAATGGTTGGATGGAGACTTGGTTAGTGATAGTAAATGGTGGGTGAAATTGAAGTGGTCCTTTCTGTTTTGATTCATCAGACAACAAAGATCAGTGTCAAAAGGGGGGCTAGGTTATTAAGATGTGCCTGGTGGGTTTGTTCAACAGGTGTGAGGTGGTTGCTTGGGGTGACTGCTAGGCCAAGTTGCTGGCCTGACTGACTCATGACcatttgttggtgtgtgtgtcaggacagacagacagcatggaaGTTGTCTTTCTCCATGTCAACTGATCAGTCACTATAAGCCCAAAGACCTGTCAACATAAGACACCTTTCCCATGTCAGTGATGAAACCTGAACGGTCTGTTCCTTTAAAATTCCTCCCCCATTATGTTCTAAAATAGAGCCCCCAGTCAGTTATGCATCATGGGAAGTGAAGCACACTTGAGGTTTTATCGCTCCCGGTTGACGGTGAAGCAGCAGGCTGTGATGTGTCACAGTAACAACCTCTGACAGCCCTTTCCTTTTGAGGAGCCTGTTACTTTGACACGGATCCTGAGAAATAACAGCTGTGGAAATGCTGCTGGTATTTTGTTGTAAACATTTCTTGTTCAGGTTTTCCTGATGACTGCCACAATTGTATTCAGCCTCTGGATTCTGAACGGCCTGGAGTAACCCTCCGAATAAAAAAATCATTTAGTCCAAGTTTGTCTTGAGCCTAGCGACGCAAGTGGCTCATCAGACAGCAGTCAatagggattgtgtgtgtgtgtgtgtgtccacagtcAGCCGTGAGTGAGCGGGAAACCCGGGCTTAATCCCAGATAGTGTGACCATGCAGTAATAATTGGACGTAATTTGTTTCATTTGATAGGGGACTGTCATAAAACGGTGGTATGAGTCTTCGGAAAATAGGATGTGAGGAAGAAGTTATGGTGCTCCATTGATTTATTTTGTCAATTTTCTCAGATTCTATCATCCACCCGACCCTCCACCCTCTGATCTCTGCTTTTctcatccccctctacctccAGCTCTCTATCTGACTTATCGCTCAAATTTCTCCTCTGTTCACCGATAAACTGCAAACCAGCCTTTCTGTaagcattttttttggggggggggctctaTCTGATGTCATTGCAGAGGAGTTTCATCTTTCACTCTGTGCACTTCACTTATCTCTGAGTGATTGTTCGTCCAAGCAAAGTGGACCCAGGAGAGAACTAATCACCACAGTGTTTCATCTCCCAGGATTAGGGCTGATTTACAGGAGACAAGTGATTTTGTGCTCAAATATGCTTACGTAATGTTTAATCCACTGACTGCGTTAAAACATTTTCGTCTGGTGTGTTTCCCCTCCTACCTGTTGTGTGTGAATCTAAGTTTAACTGGGCGTAAGTAAGCtgctctgtctttgtgtgtgtgcgtgtgtacacattttactatacttgtgagtaccagaagtcctcacaagaataCTAAACCAACTAAAATTCAGAGAAGTGAGGACATTATGCCAGTTCTCAATTGTAAAAAGCTTATTTTAGTGTTATAATTAGGGTtagtgtcggaggaaacacctggcgACCTAGTCAgcgtctctctctgagctctctctctctctgagctctctctctctctgagctcgctctctctgagctctctctcgctctctgagctcgctccctctctctctctgagctctctctctctctctgagctcgctctctctctctgagctctctctcgctctctgagctctctctctctctgagctctctctctctgagctctctctctctctctgagctctctctctctctctgagctctctctctctgagctctctctctctctctgagctctctctctctctctgagctctctctctctgagctctctctctctctctgagctctctctctctctctgagctctctctctctgagctcgctccctctctctctctgagctccctctctctctctgagctctctctctgagctctctctctctctctgagctctctctctctgagctccctctctctctctgacctcgctctctctctctctctgacctcgctcgctctctctctctgagctcgctcgctctctctctctgagctcgctcgctctctctctctgagctcgctcgctctctctctctgacctcgctcgctctctctctctctctctgacctctctcgctctctctctgagctcgctctctctgagctctctctctctgagctcgatctctctctctgagctcgatctctctctgagctcgatctctctctgagctcgatctctctctgagctcgatctctctctgagctggctctctcgctcgctctcgctctcgctctctctctctctctctctctcagatcgctcgctccctgtctctctctgagctctctctctctctctctgagatcgctcgctccttgtctctctctgagctcgctcgctctctctctctctgaactcgctcgctctctctctctctgagctcgctctctctctctctgagctcgctcgctctctctctctgagctcgctcgctctctctctctgagcttgctcgctctctctctctgagctcgctcgctctctctctctctgagctcgctcgctctctctctctgacctcactcgctctctctctctgagctcgctcgctctctctctctgagctcgctcgctctctctctctctctctctgacctcactcgctctctctctctctgagctcgctcgctctctctctctctctgagctcgctcgctctctctctctctgagctcgctcgctctctctctctctgagctcgctcgctctctctctctctgagctcgctcgctctctctctctctgatctcgctcgctctctctctctctgagctcgctcgctctctctctctctgagctcgctcgctctctctctctctctctgagctcgctcgctcgctctctctctctctgagctcgctcgctcgctctctctctctctgagctcgctcgcccgctctctctttctctgagctcgctcgctcgctctctctctctctgagctcgcccgctctctctctctctctctctctctctctctctctctctctctctctctctctctctctctctctctctctctctctctctctctctctgtgctcgctcgctctctcactctcggagctcgctctctctctgagctcgtcgctctttctctctctctctctgagctcgatcgctccatctctctctgaccgctcgctctctctctctgagctcgctctctctctctgagctcgctcgctctctctctgagctcgctcgctctctctctctgagctcactctctctctctgagctcgctcgctctctctctctgggctcgctcgctctctctgggctcgctcgctctctcagctcgctctctcgctcagcTCGCTCTCGCTCAGCTCGCTCTCTCTGAGctcgccctctcgctctctctctctgagctcgctcgctttctctctctgagccctctcgctctctctctctgagctcgctcgctcgctctctctgagctcgctctctcactctctctgagctcgctcgctctctctctctgagctcgctcgctctctctctctgagctcgctcgctctctctctctgagctcgctcactctctctgagctcgctcactctctctgagctcgctctcgctctctctgggctcgctctcgctctctctctctgagctcgctcgctctctctgggcacgctcgctcgctctctctctctctcagctggctcgctcgctctctgagctcgctcgctctctctgtgctcgctctctcactctctctgagctcgcttgctctctctctctgagctcgctcgctcgctctctctctctgagctcgctctctctctgagctcgctCTCTCtgggctcgctcgctctctctctgagctcgctcgctccctctcgctctctctctctcagctcgcttgctctctctcacttctcgCTCGCCTGCACTACCTGAAATACGAttattttgtcaacagtatactgcccTGTCTCATATTGAAGTTAAAGAaactatcaaggcccttgaacaggacatcaagtctattgaattgaagctgctcactcataacgaccctggactagtcatgaacttacaggacatgaactgaggtcgtttctgcttgaaagagtgaagggtgccttgattaggtcttgTTTCGCTTCCCTgaaggatatggatgctcctagcgcttttttAAATTAAACCTAGGACAGTCGACATTGCAACgtaaacagatggtctgccttcgtctccctgatgggaaggtgaccacggatgacagtgaaatgcgtcaacatgctGTGGATTTCTACTCGTCCCtctataaggcggaggattgtgactctctgtgtactgaacagttgttacacggtcttcctcaattgggacctcagagagtcgcattggactctgacattacactacaagagctgtccacagcagttatgcagctctcaacaggccgagtccctggcatcgatggtttaccatctgagttttataagcacttttgggggtctattggggaggatttttcTGAAGTGGTGTGTGAAGTGGTGTGggtctcttcctgtatcctgtcaacgtgctCGCTCaatgttgccaaaaaagggggatttgtctcataaaaaaattggagacctgttgctttgctgtgcgctgaatacaaaattgtttctaaatgtctctcaaacaggttaaaagagtatctgggattgttggtccacaaggaccagtcctactgtgtacctgaccactctattgttgacaacttgtttctgataagagatgttttagacatttgtaaactgtctgatgtaaatgtgggtttactttctttggatcaggagaaggcttttgatcgtgtggaccaccagtacttgtttaaaacaatgaaagcctttgggtttggggatgtttttctgtcttggatgaatttactgtatgctgtggcctcgtgtatggtgaaggtgtggggtggtttgagttgcccctcccctgtccaaaggggcatcaggcagggatgcccaatttcagggcagttatatagtctggcgattgaaccaatgctttgttttttaagagcgagtcttactggtttctctgtgccaggtgtaatgaagggtcccacgatagcactgtctgaGTATGCAGATGACGTAAcagtttttattacagggggtgaagatgttaaggttctctcaaacactctctaaaggtgtatgagggggcctcctcagctagtcaattggggaaagagtgaagctCTGTGGGTAGGTCAGCTTcaggttaccaggggggcttcagacagGGTCCGTTCCacagttaccaggggggcttcagacggggtccgttccacggttaccaggggggcttcagacggggtccgctccacggttaccaggggggcttcagatggggtccgttccacggttaccagggaggcttcagacggggtccgttccacggttaccaggggggcttcagacggggtccgctccacggttaccaggggggcttcagacggggtccgctccacggttaccaggggggcttcagacggggtccgttccacggttaccaggggggcttcagactgggtccgctccacggttaccaggggggcttcagacggggtccgctccacggttaccaggtcagcttcagatggggtccgttccacggttaccaggggggcttcagtggggcagagatgagATGAAGACTTTGAGGGTTTTTCTAGACTCTGACTAATTTGATCTGATTTTGCAGCCACCAAcgggtctgatacaagagcttcagaggacccttgtcaatttcttctggtctggacaacactggattaaagctgcagccctgtacctGCCATTGCAtgagggtgggcaaggcctggtggacattttcTCTAGAATCATGGCTTTCCGGCttcaagcagcccagagactgttgtacagagacggttctagctgggtcgaaacagcctacgcactgatgaggagagcgggctgtttgggcttagacaagcaccttttcctcttaaagctggaggggggtgatttgactggcctgactccattttatgagtctgttatgcaggcttggagagtccTTGTCAAGTCCCATAAAGCCtgcacgccaccagggatgtggctttttgaagagcctctttttcacAACTGCCATCTAGTCCCGTGTTCTGGTttcagctagcctacgttcatgcctgtTATGCttggggtgtaccaagctgggtcatctgatgcggagcaggagcagatcgttggaggagctgggagaaagagcggggatccgatcatctcgcctactgaggaaggtcgtcgcTGAGGTCTGCaactccttgccagtgcttcatctgcagtatgtgactgacacttccaattctgatcggtggaaggagggtctggattatgtgtttcCTGCACTGATTGTTAAGTGCTGCTATGAGGGCATTCGAGGAGGAtgtggggatgctgctttccttcaaTACCCcagagctgggggagttcaaggaggtgggaaagaaggccatgtacag
Encoded here:
- the LOC139407802 gene encoding signal recognition particle 9 kDa protein-like, whose product is MPYYQTWEEFARAAEKLYLTAPMKVRVVLKYRHCDGNLRIKVTDDAVCLQYKTDQAQDVKKIEKLHGKLMRLMVSKESGAMETD